CTTTACAGCCCGTATTGCTTTTCTATATCGGTGCTCTCCTCTACGAGGCAGGCGCTTATGACTACGTGGTGGAGCGCCTGAAAAACGCCGTGCCTGACGGCAACATAGGATACCTGAACTGGCTGATCCTTGGAAGAGCCATCATTTCCCGCGGCGATCCCGAGACAGCAAGGGAGATTTTCAAAAAAGGGCTGAACAAGGAGGAGATGGACCCCGAGATATACCTTGATTACCGTTACAGCCTCGGCCTCTGCGACGCTGGCACAGGAGGCGCCTATGGAGGCAGCGAGACCGGCAAGGTATATGATGCCAAGTCTGACTACAGGGATATTTTTGAAAGGCTGGGCCTCGTGACAGGGAGTTCCCAGGCTTCACCCGTGCTTCCTCCCTCGGTCATTGAGCGGATCTCGGCAGCTGCGACGCCTCCCCAGCAGGCACCGCCCCAGCAGGCACCGCCCCAGTATGCCCCGCCGCAGGCTCCACCCGCCCTGGCGCCCCAGGAACAGCCTTCCACCCCGTCAGGAAAGCTCACCATAAAGGCTTCCCAGGGGCCGCCCAGCCTTGTATGCGAGGCTCAGAATCTCACAGTGTCCCTGGACAGGGATTCCTTCGTCGTGGGGAGGGAGACAGGCGACCTGGTCATGGCATGGGATGTGAATGCCTCAAAAGCCCATGCCCGCTTCACAAGGGAAGGAAACAGCTACTTCGTCGAGGATATAGGCTCCACCAACGGCACATGGGTCAACCAGTTCCGCATTTCAAAGAAGGTGAGCCTGAACAGGGGCGATCAGATTACAATAGGACAGACCGTGTTCCGCTTTACCTAACCATGGATGACAGGAGAATCTGGCTCTCCCTCGCGCAGGCACAGGGTGTGGGACCCTCCAGGATACTGGCCCTTGTCAGTCATTTCGGGTCGCCCGGTAAGCTCCGCGGCGCCTCCTTGAACGAGATAAAGCAGGTAAGGGGGATCGGAAGCCACACTGCGGAGATTATTGCAAGGGCGATTGACGGGAGTGATTGCAGCGCCTCGGCGGGGAGGCTGCTTAACGACCTGGAGCGCCTCGGGATAGGCCTTGTCACCTACGAGGATGACATTTACCCTCCGCTTCTGCGCACAATCAATGACCCGCCCCTGGTTCTCTATATGAAAGGCACCCTGAAGGAAGAGGATACAAGGTCTCTTGCCGTCGTGGGGGCCAGAAAGGCCTCTGACTATGGGAAGAAGGCGGCAGCCATCATTGCTGGCGATCTTGCCTGCAATGATTTCACCGTCGTGAGCGGACTGGCACGCGGAATTGATTCCTGCGCGCACCGCGGCGCCCTTGACCGCGGCGGCCGCACCATCGGGGTACTGGGCTGCGGTCCTGATATCTTCTATCCCCCGGAAAATGCAAGGCTCCAGAGGGAGATGGAATCCCATGGCGCCGTGTTATCGGAGTTTCCCCCGGGAACAAAGCCTGAGAAAGGTAATTTCCCTCTCCGCAACAGGATAATTGCCGGAATGACCATGGGAACTCTTGTCGTAGAAGCCGATCTGAGGAGCGGCTCCCTTATTACTGCAGGGCTCGCCCTCTCAATGGGCCGGGAAGTATTTGCCGTGCCGGGAAGCATCCTGAGCGCCCTCTCCAGGGGCACCCACGGCCTCATAAGGGAAGGTGCCAAGCTTGTCGAAAGGGTAGGCGACATACTGGAGGAATTCAATATCACCCCGAAAGAGGAGGAGCTCCAGGGTGTCCTGCTGACCGGCGAGGAGAAGCATGTCTTGAAGCTCATAGGAGACGGGGGAAAGACTGCCAATGAGCTCATGGAACTCCTGGACGAAGAGCCCCAGCAACTCCTGGCCCGCCTCACCGTCATGGAGGTCCGGGGCATAATCAGGAAAACCTGTGGCACCACCTACATGAGAAAAAAATAAACTTTCTGCAGGAGAATGGCATTTTTTAAAGTATTAGAGAGGACATGCCCAAGGCCCCTTCAATGGCGTCATTCACGCCGATGAAGAGAGAGAAAATCATAAAGGATATGGAGAACAAAGTGGCTGATAAAGGTTTTATCATAGTAGAATCGCCTGCAAAGGCAAGAACCCTTCAGAAGTATGTAGGCAAGGAATTTACCGTCAAAGCCTCGATGGGTCATGTCATCGACCTTCCCAAGAGCAGGATCGGCGTTGATATCGAGAAGAATTTCACTCCGCGCTATGTGACCATCAAGGGCAAGGAGAAAATCATCAAGGAGCTCAGGAAGGAGGCCCATGGCGCAAGGGAGGTGTACCTTGCGACTGATCCCGACCGGGAAGGCGAGGCCATCGCCTGGCACCTCTCGAAAGCCCTCGATCTGTCTGGCATCTCGAGGATAGCCCTTCATGAAATCACCCCTGATGCCCTCGCAACAGCCCTGAAAAGCCCGGGGAAAATTGACATCGACAAGGTGAATGCCCAGCAGGCAAGAAGGATACTGGACAGGCTGGTGGGCTACAAGCTCTCCCCCCTCCTGTGGAAGAAGGTGACAAGCGGCCTCTCGGCAGGAAGAGTGCAGTCTGTGGCTGTGCGCCTTATCGTGGACAGGCAGCGCGAGATAGATGCCTTCATAAAGGAAGAGTACTGGACCATTGCCGCTGAGCTCGGGAAAAAGGGAGAGAAGACCCCATTCGTTGCGGGTCTCTCCAAGGAGGCCGGGAAAAAAATTGAAATCCCCAATGAGGAGAGGGCCATGGAGATAAAGGGTCTCCTTGAGGGGGGTACCTTTGTGGTGGCTGCCGATCCCGAGAAGAAGAAGCAGAAAAAGGAGCCGCCGCCTCCCTATATCACCAGCACGCTGCAGCAGGACGCCTCCAGGAGGCTCAACTTCAAAGTGGTGAAGACCATGAAGGTAGCCCAGCAGCTCTTCGAGGGCCTCGATATCGGCGATGAAGGCACCGTGGGCCTTATCACCTATATGAGGACCGATTCCACGAGGATCGCCGAATCGGCCCGCGAGGAGGCCGCCGAGTATATCCGCAGCACTTTCGGTGAGCACTATATCGGCCCCAGGAGAACCTACAAGAAGAGCAAGGGCGCCCAGGAAGCCCACGAATGCATCAGGCCCACCAATATCGCCCGCGACATGAGCACTCTCAGCAGGCATCTCACCCCGGAACAGTTCCGCCTGTACAAGCTCATTTGCGACCGCTTTCTCGCGAGCCTCATGGCGTCATGCGAGCTTGAGGTAAAGACCGTCGATATAGCGAACGGCCCCTTCCTCCTGAGGGCCCAGGGAAGCGCCGTGACTTTTCCCGGCTTTACAAGGATTTACAGCGAGCTCAAGGATGAGAGGGAGCAGGAAGATGAGCCGACGCTTATCCCGGAGCTTTCCAAAGGTGAAGAGCTCTCAATGCACCAGGTAATTCCCAAGCAGCATTTTACCCAGCCTCCTCCATTCTACACCGAGGCGTCACTTGTAAAAGCCCTGGAGAAAAACGGCATCGGCAGGCCCAGCACCTACGCGCCCATCGTGGAGACCATCCAGAAGCGTGAATACGTGAAGCTCCAGGACAAGAAATTTACTCCCACCAATCTTGGCGTGGTAGTCACCGATCTGCTGGTGAAATACTTTCCTGACATCGTTGACGTCAAGTTCACCGCCAACATCGAGGAGGAGCTCGACAAGATCGAGGAAGGAAATGCCGACTGGGTGAAGGTCCTCAAGGCATTTTACGATCCTTTCCATACGACGCTTGTCTCCGTGGAAAAACTGATTGAAAAGGTGGAGAATGTCTTCGAGGAGACCGGTGAGACCTGTGACAAGTGCGGGAGCCCCATGGTGATAAAAAGGGGGCCGTATGGCAAATTCCTTGCCTGCTCGGGGTACCCGAACTGCAAGAATACCAAACCCTTCGTCGAGAAAATCGGCATTGCCTGCCCCAATGAAGGCTGCGGCGGCTCGATAATTGCCCGGAAGACGCGGAAGGGCACTTTCTATGGGTGCGATAAGTACCCGCAATGCGATTTTACCTCATGGTATAAGCCTACCGACAGAAAATGCCCCCACTGCAGCTCCATAATGGTGCTCAAGTTCAGCAAGGGCGGAAAGGCTTATACCCAGTGCATCAAGGACTGCAGGAAGCAAAAAGGGGAAAAGCAGGAAAAGGAAATTGCCGCACCGCCCGCACAGGCATAAGCTGTTCCCGCCCCGGGTTCTATTTCATGGAGGCCACACTGGAGAATCAGCCCTCAGTCACTGTAATCGGAGGAGGCCTTGCAGGCTGTGAAGCCGCATGGCAGGCAGCGAGAAGGGGAGTAAAGGTCCATCTGCTGGAGATGCGTCCCCTTGTCATGACCCCTGTCCACAGGACACCACACCTGGCAGAGCTTGTATGCAGCAATTCCCTGGGCTCAATGAGCCAGGGGTCGGCGCCGGGACTTCTCAAGGAGGAGCTCAGGCTCCTTGATTCCCTTGTCATGGAGGCGGCGGACCATTCCCGGGTCCCCGCAGGGCAGGCCCTGGCCGTGGACAGGGATGTCTTCAGCTCTTCCGTGGAAAAAGCCCTGCTTTCCCGTCCAGAGGTAACCCTCACCAGGAAAGAAGAATGTCTCATCCCCGCAGGTTCGATTACCGTCCTTGCCACGGGACCGATGACATCGGAAGCGATGGTTCAGTCCCTGCAAGCCGTCACGGGAAGCGACTACCTCTATTTTTACGATGCCGTCTCGCCGGTGGTGAGCCTGGAGAGCCTCGACAGCACCCGGATGTTCCGGGCATCGCGGTATGGGAAGGGTGAAGGGGAATACCTGAACTGCCCTCTCTCCGAGGAAGAATACGGAGCCTTCCACAGGGAGCTCACAGGCGCCGGGGAGGTGGAGGCACATCAGCATGAGCAGAAGTTTTTCGAGGGATGCCTTCCCGTCGAGGAGATAGCGAAAAGGGGCAGGGATACCCTCAGGTTCGGCCCCATGAAGCCCGTTGGGCTCAACGATCCCGCGACAGGCCAGACTCCTTATGCCGTAGTCCAGCTTCGCCAGGAAAACAGGGAAGGCACCCTTTACAACCTGGTGGGATTTCAGACGAGGCTCACGTGGAGCGAGCAGAGGCGGGTATTCAGGATGATCCCGGCCCTGAGAGAAGCTGAGTTCGTAAGGCTTGGAGTGATGCACCGGAATATTTTCATCAATGCTCCCCGCCATCTTGAGCCATACGGGAGCATGAGAGGCAGTGAGGGGCTCTTCATAGCGGGCCAGCTGTCAGGCGTCGAAGGCTACATGGAATCAACGGCGTCGGGCCTGCTGTGCGGTATCAACGCAGCATTGAAAGCCAGGGGTGAGCCCATGGTAAGGCTTCCCGCAACGACGGCCCTGGGTGCGCTCATGGAGCATATCACCACGGCGCGGCCCGAGGATTTTCAGCCTATGGGCATCAATTTCGGACTCATTACTGCCCTGGAGAAAAGGATTAAAAAAAAGGCAGAGAGAAATAAGGTGATAAGGGAAAGAGCCCTCAGAGACCTGGGGGAATTCATAGAAAAAGAGGGGCTCTTGCGGAGGAGAGAATAGTGGAATCCACGACGATTTTAGCCGTATCCCATAAGGGTGAGGTAGCCCTGGGCGGTGACGGGCAGGTCACCTTTGACAAGACCATCATGAAGCACCGGGCGAGGAAGATCAGGAGAATGCTGGACGGGAAGATACTCTCGGGCTTTGCAGGCTCCGCCGCTGACGGGCTCACGCTATATGAAAAGTTTGAAGGCAAGCTTGAGGAATACCGCGGCAACCTCCTCAGGGCTGCGGTGGAACTCGCCAAGGAATGGCGCCTGGACAAGGTGCTCAGAAAGCTCGAAGCACTGATGATTGTGGCCGACAGGGAGCACCTGCTCCTCCTGTCAGGCACGGGAGACGTGATAGAGCCCGATGACAATGCCATTGCCATCGGATCGGGCGCGCCCTACGCTCTGGCCGCCGCAAAGGCGATGATAAAGTATTCGGAGCTCGGAGCGGCCGAAATAGTGAGAGAGTCTCTTCTCATCGCTTCAGAAATCTGCATCTATACCAACAGTGAAATCACCGTAGAGGTTCTCTGATGAGTCCCGAACGCTCCCTTTTAAAAAGGATAAGGCTTGCCCTTCTCGCAGGGGGGTTTGCTGTGCTTGTCATCTTTGGCGCAGTCCTTGCCGCCCTTCCCCCGCCCCTGCAGAACTCCCTTATCTGGCTTGTGGTCCCTGTGGTCCTCATTATGGCCTTTCTGGGATTTCTCGCCCACAAGGTGCTCAGCCACTTTGTCGAGCTTTACACCTTAAGGGAGGGCCAGGTGGGCGCCATCACGGCCTCAATCTCCGACGGTTACCTTCTCCTCGATCACGACCTGAAGATTGTGCATTTCAACGAGGCTGCCGAGGAGATAACGGGATGGAAGAAGGAGCATGTCCTCAACAAGCCCTGTTATGAAGTTTTCCAGGGATTGAGCCACGAGGGGAAATGCTCCTGCAGCGTCGAGCACTGCGACGTCCTGAGGTGCTACAGGACAGGAAGCCATCCCGGGGATTATGAGCTCATAGTTCCCCTCAGGGACGGCGTAACCAAGTGCCTGCACTTCTTTCCCCATATCCATATGGAGGGCGGGGAGCGCAGGACCCTGCTGATCTTCAGGGACCTCACCAGGTCCAGAGAGTTTGAGCTGCTGCGCCAGGATTTCATGGACTCCATGTCCCATGAGCTCAGGACCCCTATCACGACTATCAAGGCATACGTGGCGACCATGCGCCATCCCAAGGCGCAGTTCGACAAGGAGTCCATGGACAGCTTTCTTGAGATTATCGACAATGAAGCCAACAGGCTCTCCAGGATAATAGACAACATTCTTGAAGGGGCGAAGATCTCAAAGAACAGGCTCGAGCTGAACACCAAAATCGTGAAGCTTGCACCGCTTCTTGAGGAGACCCTCAAGAAGATCACCATCCTCACCCCCAGGCATATCATTGAGAGGAATTTCAATGCCGAGCCCATGACTTTTGCCGATCCCGTGCAGATAGGCTATGTCCTGAACCACCTCCTTACCAATGCCGTCAAGTTTTCTCCCGATGGTGGACGCATAGTGATAAACCTGGAAGATGATCAGAAAGACGTCGTGGCAGTGAGTGTCGAGGACGAAGGCATCGGTATCCCCTTCACCCAGCAGAAAAAGATCTTTGAGACCTTTCACAAGATTGACGTGGGGACCACCAAGAAGATCTACAGCGTCGGCATGGGCCTTTATATCGTAAAGAAGATAGTCGAGGCTCATGGCGGTATCATATGGGTTGAAAGCACCCCCGGCAAGGGCTCGAAATTCACCTTTACCCTTCCCCGCGCCCATGAATCTCCTCTTAACTGAGGTCAAGTATGACACCAATGCTCTCACAGTATTTCAAGACCAAGGATGAGTATCCCGGCTGCGTGCTCCTCTTCAGGGTCGGCGATTTTTACGAGGCCTACGGTGAAGATGCTGAGCTTATCTCAAAAGATCTCGAGATTGTCCTCACCTCCAAGGACGCGGGAGAGGGGAGGAAGGTGGCGATGGCCGGCGTCCCTCACTTCGCCCTGGACACTTACCTCCATATGCTGGTGGGTAAGGGGCATAAGGTGGCCATCTCGGAGCAGGTAGAGGATCCGAAGAAGGTAAAAGGGATCGTGAAGAGGGAGGTCATGCGCGTCGTAAGCTCAGGCACCATCCTTGATCCCCAGATGCTTGACGGTAAAAAGAACAATTACCTGGCGTCACTGCTTGAGCAGGACGGCATCATCGGCCTTTCACTCGCCGACATCTCAACGGGCGATTTCGAGGCGACGCAGTACCG
The Candidatus Eremiobacterota bacterium genome window above contains:
- a CDS encoding FHA domain-containing protein → MNKDILDTINKGVNIASKMVTKGVGEVSKTLKPTTETAKITLQTGLYYSRRERCPGKLIPSVGFFEPQMNSKMIVSVFKNLTLPQGERAFIQGCQSLMIGREKEAIERLNESASKDPQLTDSYFLLGCLYLARGEYKLSYENYKKAILLQQTLNKTIRKYLPSFNMTLAVTGNSCFTFFADLIGVNTLLTLALRGDGLRRDAIEVLEQMLGVMPLQPVLLFYIGALLYEAGAYDYVVERLKNAVPDGNIGYLNWLILGRAIISRGDPETAREIFKKGLNKEEMDPEIYLDYRYSLGLCDAGTGGAYGGSETGKVYDAKSDYRDIFERLGLVTGSSQASPVLPPSVIERISAAATPPQQAPPQQAPPQYAPPQAPPALAPQEQPSTPSGKLTIKASQGPPSLVCEAQNLTVSLDRDSFVVGRETGDLVMAWDVNASKAHARFTREGNSYFVEDIGSTNGTWVNQFRISKKVSLNRGDQITIGQTVFRFT
- the dprA gene encoding DNA-processing protein DprA; protein product: MDDRRIWLSLAQAQGVGPSRILALVSHFGSPGKLRGASLNEIKQVRGIGSHTAEIIARAIDGSDCSASAGRLLNDLERLGIGLVTYEDDIYPPLLRTINDPPLVLYMKGTLKEEDTRSLAVVGARKASDYGKKAAAIIAGDLACNDFTVVSGLARGIDSCAHRGALDRGGRTIGVLGCGPDIFYPPENARLQREMESHGAVLSEFPPGTKPEKGNFPLRNRIIAGMTMGTLVVEADLRSGSLITAGLALSMGREVFAVPGSILSALSRGTHGLIREGAKLVERVGDILEEFNITPKEEELQGVLLTGEEKHVLKLIGDGGKTANELMELLDEEPQQLLARLTVMEVRGIIRKTCGTTYMRKK
- the topA gene encoding type I DNA topoisomerase, which encodes MADKGFIIVESPAKARTLQKYVGKEFTVKASMGHVIDLPKSRIGVDIEKNFTPRYVTIKGKEKIIKELRKEAHGAREVYLATDPDREGEAIAWHLSKALDLSGISRIALHEITPDALATALKSPGKIDIDKVNAQQARRILDRLVGYKLSPLLWKKVTSGLSAGRVQSVAVRLIVDRQREIDAFIKEEYWTIAAELGKKGEKTPFVAGLSKEAGKKIEIPNEERAMEIKGLLEGGTFVVAADPEKKKQKKEPPPPYITSTLQQDASRRLNFKVVKTMKVAQQLFEGLDIGDEGTVGLITYMRTDSTRIAESAREEAAEYIRSTFGEHYIGPRRTYKKSKGAQEAHECIRPTNIARDMSTLSRHLTPEQFRLYKLICDRFLASLMASCELEVKTVDIANGPFLLRAQGSAVTFPGFTRIYSELKDEREQEDEPTLIPELSKGEELSMHQVIPKQHFTQPPPFYTEASLVKALEKNGIGRPSTYAPIVETIQKREYVKLQDKKFTPTNLGVVVTDLLVKYFPDIVDVKFTANIEEELDKIEEGNADWVKVLKAFYDPFHTTLVSVEKLIEKVENVFEETGETCDKCGSPMVIKRGPYGKFLACSGYPNCKNTKPFVEKIGIACPNEGCGGSIIARKTRKGTFYGCDKYPQCDFTSWYKPTDRKCPHCSSIMVLKFSKGGKAYTQCIKDCRKQKGEKQEKEIAAPPAQA
- the trmFO gene encoding methylenetetrahydrofolate--tRNA-(uracil(54)-C(5))-methyltransferase (FADH(2)-oxidizing) TrmFO, with amino-acid sequence MEATLENQPSVTVIGGGLAGCEAAWQAARRGVKVHLLEMRPLVMTPVHRTPHLAELVCSNSLGSMSQGSAPGLLKEELRLLDSLVMEAADHSRVPAGQALAVDRDVFSSSVEKALLSRPEVTLTRKEECLIPAGSITVLATGPMTSEAMVQSLQAVTGSDYLYFYDAVSPVVSLESLDSTRMFRASRYGKGEGEYLNCPLSEEEYGAFHRELTGAGEVEAHQHEQKFFEGCLPVEEIAKRGRDTLRFGPMKPVGLNDPATGQTPYAVVQLRQENREGTLYNLVGFQTRLTWSEQRRVFRMIPALREAEFVRLGVMHRNIFINAPRHLEPYGSMRGSEGLFIAGQLSGVEGYMESTASGLLCGINAALKARGEPMVRLPATTALGALMEHITTARPEDFQPMGINFGLITALEKRIKKKAERNKVIRERALRDLGEFIEKEGLLRRRE
- the hslV gene encoding ATP-dependent protease subunit HslV — encoded protein: MVESTTILAVSHKGEVALGGDGQVTFDKTIMKHRARKIRRMLDGKILSGFAGSAADGLTLYEKFEGKLEEYRGNLLRAAVELAKEWRLDKVLRKLEALMIVADREHLLLLSGTGDVIEPDDNAIAIGSGAPYALAAAKAMIKYSELGAAEIVRESLLIASEICIYTNSEITVEVL
- a CDS encoding ATP-binding protein → MSPERSLLKRIRLALLAGGFAVLVIFGAVLAALPPPLQNSLIWLVVPVVLIMAFLGFLAHKVLSHFVELYTLREGQVGAITASISDGYLLLDHDLKIVHFNEAAEEITGWKKEHVLNKPCYEVFQGLSHEGKCSCSVEHCDVLRCYRTGSHPGDYELIVPLRDGVTKCLHFFPHIHMEGGERRTLLIFRDLTRSREFELLRQDFMDSMSHELRTPITTIKAYVATMRHPKAQFDKESMDSFLEIIDNEANRLSRIIDNILEGAKISKNRLELNTKIVKLAPLLEETLKKITILTPRHIIERNFNAEPMTFADPVQIGYVLNHLLTNAVKFSPDGGRIVINLEDDQKDVVAVSVEDEGIGIPFTQQKKIFETFHKIDVGTTKKIYSVGMGLYIVKKIVEAHGGIIWVESTPGKGSKFTFTLPRAHESPLN